The window aatatgcaagctattttgaaaatgaggaACTTAACCTTTAGCAGAATGCTTTCCATTTAATTACCTGTTTGTCCttcaattcattcatttaatttccaaaattgTTTCGTTTTGTTGAGGGAGTAGGTAGAGAGTGAGATTTAATTAGATATGCTTAGGCTATATCGTGCAAATAGAGAATTAATACAAAGAATTGTTGGATCAAACTGTACTTTGTGTTTTAAGTTCGAGAGAATTGGTTTGGAGTTCTTGGAACGATATTTTTTTCCCCAATTTTTGTTGGTGGGTTTTGATACCATTTCTTTCTGTTGCCCTCACTTCCAAGGACAAGAGAAAACAAACCATTAAAGAACAATGAACATGGtgattttatttgtattagtGAAGTTTCTTCATTGTTGCTATAACGTAGGATCTCTGCTGGAAGAGGATCCACGGCAGCTGAAAATTCTTCTCAGTATGAAAAGGAAAGTAACTTTTCCACCCGTGAAGCTTCATCTCAACCACTTGATAGAATGGAGAAATTCAGCGTGTCATATCAAAAGATCAACCAAGGAAACAAAAGTTATTCTGCCGAGACAGCTCATGTAGCTCTTCCCCATGCCATTCCAGGTTTTTCATGTGTAATTGATCAACAATCTCCTGTACAGATGTCTGGAACTGGTATGCCATCGTCcgaaaaattgaataatattcGCCCAGAAAACATTGGGAATACTGAAGCGGCAGATAAGTCTTATCTTCCAATTTCTGGTGATAGTGAACAGGTATTTAAGTCTAGTAATCCAACCAATTCCCAGAGCAGAACTGGGTGGTTTAGATCAGATTCAGCTGATAAGTTATTCAATGGGTATGAGGTGGATCAAGGGGTTCAGAATCCTGACACTCCACCAAAATGTAATTTTCTGCCTAAGTTTGGTATAGATGCGGGATTTTCAGGGAGAACAACTGGTTTAAAGTCTGAAGCTTTTGAACATTCTAAAGATCCTTGCGACGGTTCTTCACCGCCATATTTTGGTGAGGATGTGGAGGTGAATCCAGTTGCTGCTGCCTCTGTTGCAGCTTTGAGAAAAGCAATTGACGCTGCTCAGGAAAGTATAAAAATTGCCAAGGAGTCGATGGAAAGAAGGAAAACTGCCGGActtcaaaaacataaaaaagcaAGTTCTTCTAGGAGGCTAACCTCTGAAGAGAAAAGGGTAgtaaaaacttcaaacaatTCGGGCACATGCCAAGAGAAGGTGGCTGGGGAAACTTGTCGAAAAGTGGATACTTTGGAGCAAGCGGTTGCTGAAATCAGGAGACAGAATTCAACTACAGAATGTCCTGTCACTCAAAGTGCAGTGAGGGAAAATTTAAATGCCTCAGGAACAAATAATATGGAATTTAAGATGACAGAAGTTGAATGTAGGGAGGAAGAGGGTGAAGAATTAGATGCAGAAGAACAATTTTATGAACCTAGGTCTTTTGGTGAAGACGAGGCAGAAGAACTGGAACCTGTCAAGGAAGACAATGCAGATGGATATGAATGGCAAGGAAACAATGGATTGAAGAAAACATTTGAGAATCCTGGAGAGTCTGGTGATAGCTTGGTTGTGGTCAAAGAGGCTGGACCGGAGGAAGGTGGCATAAACTTAAGTGTAGTCAAAGGCATCCTTATGAGCAAATTAAAGTCAGTTCTAGGTGTCGTTGAGCATGTAgaagataaaatgaaatttggccAAAACCAAAATCAGCTAGAAACGAACATGAAAGTTGAATCATCAATGGAGCATAAGAAATGTGTGGAATTGCTGGAAGAACTTAAAGTAACAAAAGATCACGAGGAGTTCGCAAACAGGGAGATGGAGGAAGAGAATGATATGGAGACCCATTTTAAGGCCCATCAATGGGGGGTGGAGGAAGTAAGACATATCTGCcaacaagaagaaaaggagATGGAAACAAATACTGtgcaaattgaaaataatgttgaaaaGATATTAGACAAAACTAATGAAGAcgaaagaaatataaatttgattgatgaCTTCCATGATGATGGCAAAGATTCTCATGTCATGGAAGAAAGTGGCGAATTGAAACTAAGCAGCcttcaagaaaacaaacagGATGATGAGATAATTGAAGGGATTTCCTTTCATTTGTTCAATCATGAGATTGAACATGTTCTTAGACAAATAAACATTGGTGAATGTGGAGTACCAGAGAGCATTGTAAAAGCAACGCTAGACAATCGGAATACCGAGAGTAAAATTGAATTACAAGATGGTTCATGTAAGCAGGATGAGGTTAGCAAACTCTCAGAAGATCAGGAAGCTAGTGATTTTATAGAAAGTATGGAAGAAGTGGAAGTGATTCTTGACCAACCTGCATACCGAGACATTGATAATTCAAAAGATGTAGAAAAAGTTTCctttgaatttgaaagtaatGAATCTGAGACAATTACAGAGGGTGACATGGAGGATAGGTTGCCTTTTGAATTGTTTTCCCTGGCCGAGGATGCACTTAAACGtagagaatttaaaattaggatGGATCATTCACACATAAGCCCTGTTATAATCCAAAATGGGGTGGATTTTGGTGTGATCGATATTAAATTGGGGCAGAAATATAAAGAAGCTTTGGCTCCAGAATTTagagaaattgagagaaatatAGAGGAAATTGAATTctcaacaaacaaagaaaatgatgacaacaattcaaatgaagaagtgACGTTCCGAACTgcaaataatatcaatattgaaGCAAGCAATGAGCCTAGTACATCTGAAGATAACAAGAAAGTCAGTGAAGAGGCAATGGAGGAAATGGTCACGAGAATAATTGCTGAAGCAACTCAGGAGAACTATCAAGCAACCATCAAAGTAGAAGAAAGTGAAACTGATTATgtattgaaaaaggaaatgcaGTTAGACTCGAATGAGAACAATAATAGAGCAGGTAGCCAATCTGGCACGATTGAAATAGATTCAGGAATAATTCATATGATCAAAACAAGTCAAAGTTCAAGAGAAAGTGAGGAGAGTTATCACGTGACAGAGGATGAAATGGAAGCTAGTGATTCCTCTGACGAAGAGTTGGAATATGCAGCTCACTTGGAAAATTTAGAAGTTAATTCGTCTGGAAGTTctgaaagtaaagaaaatttagCTGACATGGAACAGGAAATTAGTACTAGCCAAAAGGTTACAAATAATGAGGATCATCAAACGACCCCAATCCTGGGTGAAACTGAAACTAATGCTGACATGCAGACAAGAGAAGCAGGGGTTGAATCCAAATTCAACAGTGAGACAGCAGCTCGTGGTTTGTCTCAAGCTAAAGAGGTAGTAGAGAAATTAGCTGAGAATTTGGCAAATCAAAGTATCTTAGAAACTGGGGAGAATGATCAAGCGACCCATTTAATGGAGGAGGAGAATGTATTCCATGAAACATTTGAGAAAGAAGCTGAAGTGATCAAGGGACGGCAGAGAAAAATTGATGAAGccaaagaaaaggagaaagagagagagagattagcTGTAGAAAGAGCAATTCGTGAGGCCCGTGAAAGGGCATTTGTAGAAGCCCGAGAGAGGGCCGCTGCCGGGAGAGCTTCTGCTGACACCCGTAGAAGAGTAATGGCTGAGGCACGTGATCGCTCAGGGAAGGTTTCCATAGAGACCAATCATAAGCCTTCTGCTGATAAGGTTTCAAAGGAAGCCAAATTAAAAGCTCAACGTGCTGCTGTTGAAATGGCTACTGCTGAGGCTAGGGAGCGTGCTTTAGAAAAAGCTATGTCTGAGAAGGCCATTTCTGAGGCACGAAATCTTGCTGACAAGATTGTTGCCGAAAAATTACATGGTGCCGCTGGAGATAGCAGAGTAAAGAAGAGTTTTTCATTTAGTGTGAGTACTATTTTTACACTGCGTTTTTTATATTGTTCACAAACAGTTAAAAGGGCACCTAGTAGTGATTAACGTTGAAAAGCACTTATGTTCAGGACTCTCAGCCAAAAGGCCCAGGTTCTTCCAACAATTTCAGGCATGCGAATTCATTTAACCTTGGAGGTGAGTATGCAccaattactttttttagcAACGCTGCCTAAAGATTTCACtattataacaataaaaacTTATTCTTCTGAACAATTTGTCACTTGATAAAGGCGCTGACTCTTCAGAGAGAGAGGTGGGATCTTCTGGGGAATCAGCTCAAAGATGTAAAGCCAGGTTGGAGAGGCATCAACGAACCGTTGAGCGTGTGGTAAGTCCTGTTCAAGTTGTGatctattcaaaattttgactgCAGAAACCACATTTCATgctattttccttttccatttcagGCAAAAGCTCTTGCAGAGAAGAACATTCGTGACATTCTTGCACAAAAAGAACAGGAAGAGAGAAATGTAAATTACACGTTTTTTTAACAGTTTGAAGGAGTAAGTTTAGCTTCTCATTAGATAGTTCGTTTAACAGTTCCAAATCTTTTAACTGGAACAGAGACTTGCGGAATCTCTAGATGCTGAAGTTAAACGGTGGTCAAGTGGGAAGGAGGGAAATCTGCGTGCATTGCTCTCAACTCTTCAATATGTAAGCTAACATTTTGTGCCTTGTTATTGTTCTTCTCTCATTTGGATATTATAATCAGAACttaattgtttattatatCGACAGATTCTTGGGCCTGACAGTGGGTGGCAGGCAGTCCCTCTAACAGATATCATCACGACTGCTGCTGTCAAGAAAGCTTACCGTAGAGCAACTCTTTCCGTTCATCCTGACAAATTGCAACAACGTGGTGCAACCATTCAACAAAAGTACATATGCGAAAAGGTTTTTGATCTTTTGAAGGTATGCACTAAATTTATCACATTAATGAATTTATGCTGGCATTTAggttaagttaattttttttattaggaaTTTGGTAAAAAGTTAATGAACTATACAACAAAAGGTGATTAATTGTCACCTTTATACGCCAAAACCCTTAAACCTCAAGTGGCCTTTTTAGGAGTGAGTTTCTCTTGCTCTCACGTCTACTGtccaaaaaatttaacaacttAGGGTCTGTGTTTGTTATCAGTAGACTTGAAATGATTTTAGAACATGTTAGATCTCCGAATTACACACCATATCAATTATTATGGGGCTTGGAATgatgtattattgaatttggtgttcttttttttaagttgattGGAGTTTATTTTTGGACCAAATGAAATAAGTTGTCCAAATTTTGATGAACTTGGAATGTGTTGTGAACAGGCTGCATGGAACAGGTTCAACGTGGAGGAAAGATAGCAACATGATCGGTCGAGTTACTTcctaaatttcattttaattgcATCATTATTCATTGTTATGCCTACTAACCATAGCGTATTCTTTGAAGGCAGTTACAATGGGAAACGAAATGCAACACAATTCTTTCAATTTGTAATCTATATCTGTTAGTGACCATTTGGTCATATGGTGGAGGAGGGGAGATAGGGTGACATTTCTCTTTagtttaaatcattttagtgGAAAGAATCCGGTGGTGGTTGTTCATCACTTACATTTGCcactcaaattttattttagatggTTGGCATGCCAATTGAGCTCTATTTGCTTTGGTTTCATAATGAAAGTTAGTTGATGTAAAATATCGTTTTATTGctaatataatcaatatttttatattttaaatgttaatatatgtatttatatatatatacccattaaattgtttattaaactcatttttttaaatcacatttttgaaattagatGTTGAAAGAGATTAATTAGATGGTTAAGCaatgaattttgaatattgTCCACATTTCTTTAGGTGTAAAGATGctataaaataatgttttggCCAATAAACACTACTGAAGATGGCTGCCAATTAGCACAACAAAATGTTAAACATCATGGCATTGAAGGGACTACCATTATTTTACGCATAATCCATATAGAATGAAAGATAATCGATGAAACAGACATGAGTTTGGATATCAAACAGACAGCAATGTCCAAAATTAGTTTGGTTATTGATACTGACGTGAGATATTTGAGACTCATTGTCAATACCTCAGTGCAATTCGATGAGTCATGGATTCTCTCAAAAGGCCACAATTGCTCAAATGTATTCCTTCTTATTGTTCTACTAATATACTTGTATTTGCTGGGAGAATTATGGGGcataaaaatatgtttgattaGTGTTAGGAGGTTCAATCCCTACGAcactaatataatttaatctaGAGGGTGCATGTGAAGAATCCAAATGCTTAGGTCATAACATTTTGACTaaggaagaaaaagcaaaagggGAGGCTCGTGACAAATTCCAATTGCAAAAAAGTGGGTTCCTGGTTACGTGCGAGAAACAAAATAGACAGTACAAAAAAAGTAGTAGAGATCAGAAGCCAACTTTGGCATATGGTATTATTGAAACATAAATTGGCAAAATTGCATGATTAGATGCTGACTGACACAATCATAAGCCAAGAACATGAAGCATTATAGCATTCTGCGCATGCATTCGATTCTCAGCTTGAGGAAAGACAATGGAGTTAGGAGCCTCAATTACTCCATCTGTTACCTCTACGCCTCTCTCTGCTGGTAGGCAATGCATGAAATAAGCCTTTGAACCTGCTAAGTTCA of the Cucumis sativus cultivar 9930 chromosome 3, Cucumber_9930_V3, whole genome shotgun sequence genome contains:
- the LOC101221326 gene encoding auxilin-like protein 1, producing MDYRASSTVYNKFSNARSFNDKSAYDGVFAAPSKHGAPVFSARVEDYREIFGGSRVSSIPILDVPALSDKKFPVDVRTSKVEYSKIFGGFDELNFAIPYEELLVEANKTNSFSQKTRISAGRGSTAAENSSQYEKESNFSTREASSQPLDRMEKFSVSYQKINQGNKSYSAETAHVALPHAIPGFSCVIDQQSPVQMSGTGMPSSEKLNNIRPENIGNTEAADKSYLPISGDSEQVFKSSNPTNSQSRTGWFRSDSADKLFNGYEVDQGVQNPDTPPKCNFLPKFGIDAGFSGRTTGLKSEAFEHSKDPCDGSSPPYFGEDVEVNPVAAASVAALRKAIDAAQESIKIAKESMERRKTAGLQKHKKASSSRRLTSEEKRVVKTSNNSGTCQEKVAGETCRKVDTLEQAVAEIRRQNSTTECPVTQSAVRENLNASGTNNMEFKMTEVECREEEGEELDAEEQFYEPRSFGEDEAEELEPVKEDNADGYEWQGNNGLKKTFENPGESGDSLVVVKEAGPEEGGINLSVVKGILMSKLKSVLGVVEHVEDKMKFGQNQNQLETNMKVESSMEHKKCVELLEELKVTKDHEEFANREMEEENDMETHFKAHQWGVEEVRHICQQEEKEMETNTVQIENNVEKILDKTNEDERNINLIDDFHDDGKDSHVMEESGELKLSSLQENKQDDEIIEGISFHLFNHEIEHVLRQINIGECGVPESIVKATLDNRNTESKIELQDGSCKQDEVSKLSEDQEASDFIESMEEVEVILDQPAYRDIDNSKDVEKVSFEFESNESETITEGDMEDRLPFELFSLAEDALKRREFKIRMDHSHISPVIIQNGVDFGVIDIKLGQKYKEALAPEFREIERNIEEIEFSTNKENDDNNSNEEVTFRTANNINIEASNEPSTSEDNKKVSEEAMEEMVTRIIAEATQENYQATIKVEESETDYVLKKEMQLDSNENNNRAGSQSGTIEIDSGIIHMIKTSQSSRESEESYHVTEDEMEASDSSDEELEYAAHLENLEVNSSGSSESKENLADMEQEISTSQKVTNNEDHQTTPILGETETNADMQTREAGVESKFNSETAARGLSQAKEVVEKLAENLANQSILETGENDQATHLMEEENVFHETFEKEAEVIKGRQRKIDEAKEKEKERERLAVERAIREARERAFVEARERAAAGRASADTRRRVMAEARDRSGKVSIETNHKPSADKVSKEAKLKAQRAAVEMATAEARERALEKAMSEKAISEARNLADKIVAEKLHGAAGDSRVKKSFSFSDSQPKGPGSSNNFRHANSFNLGGADSSEREVGSSGESAQRCKARLERHQRTVERVAKALAEKNIRDILAQKEQEERNRLAESLDAEVKRWSSGKEGNLRALLSTLQYILGPDSGWQAVPLTDIITTAAVKKAYRRATLSVHPDKLQQRGATIQQKYICEKVFDLLKAAWNRFNVEER